The stretch of DNA GGATATTTGTAAAGGGGGAGAACGATGAAAAGGGAAGATTTGATTGCACCTGAAAAGTATAATCTTGTTTCTGAAGTAGAACGTTTTGCAAAAGATCCAAACAAAGTAGCATTGAAATGGGAAAGTGAGTCTGGGGAGACAAGGCAGGTTACATACGAGAATTTATTGAAGCAAGTAAATCAAGCAGGCAATGTTTTTATCGAAAATGGCTTGAAAAAAGGCGATGTTGTTCTTATTATTGTACCGCGTCTCATTGAAGCCTACGTAGTCTATTTAGCTGCATTAAAAGCAGGAATGGTTGTTATTCCAAGTTCTGAAATGTTAAGGGAAAAAGATTTGCAATACCGAATTACACACGGTGATGTGAAGGCGGTGGTCAGCTATTATCCATATGTAGACCAATTTAAGCACATAACCGAAACACAACCAATTGTAAAGTTTACAATTGGGGCAGAGGAAGAGGGCTGGATTCATCTAGATGCAGAAATGAAACAGGCAAATGATGATTTCCTACTTGCTGATACATTAAGAGATGATATGGCGTTTTTATCTTATACTTCTGGTACAACGGGAAATCCGAAAGGTGTTGTCCATACCCACGGTTGGGCATTTGCTCATTTAAAGACCGCAGCACCAAAATGGCTTGCTATTGAAGAAGGGGATACCGTTTGGGCGACAGCAGGTCCTGGCTGGCAAAAGTGGATATGGAGTCCGTTTTTATCAGTACTTGGTTCAGGGGCAACGGGGTTAGTGTATAACGGAAAATTCGAGCCCAAAAAATATTTAAGCCTTTTGCAAAAATATGCAGTTAATGTATTATGCTGTACACCAACTGAGTACCGCTTAATGGCGAAGGTAGATAATTTAACGGACTATCAGCTACCAAACCTTCATAGCGCGGTATCTGCAGGGGAGCCATTAAATCGTGAGGTTATTGATACGTTTAGAAAATATTTTAATGTTGAAGTTCGTGATGGTTATGGTCAAACGGAAAACACGTTGCTTGTAGGTGTAACAAAAGGAATGGAATTGAAACCAGGATCAATGGGAAAACCAACGCCTGGAAATAGGGTGGAAATTATTAACGAAGAAGGTCAGGTGTGTGCCGTTGGGGAAGTTGGAGATATTGCTGTCCACGTAGAAACACCTGCATTATTTAAAAATTATTATAAAGATCCTGAAAGAACCGCTATGCAATTCCGTGGGGATTATTATGTAACCGGAGATAAAGCTAAAATGGATGAAGATGGTTATTTCTGGTTTGAAGGACGCGGGGATGATATTATTATCAGCTCTGGCTATACCATAGGACCATTCGAAGTAGAGGATGCTCTAGTTAAGCACCCATTTGTTAAGGAATGTGCAGTGGTGGCTAGCCCAGATGAAATTCGGGGCTTCATTGTTAAAGCATTTGTTGTCTTAAAAGAGGATGTAGATCCTGCTGACCCAGAATTAACAAAGAACCTGCAGGAGCATGTTAAAACATTAACCGCACCATATAAATATCCTAGAAAAATCGAGTATTTACCTGAGCTTCCGAAAACGACTTCAGGAAAAATTCGTCGTATTGAGCTTAGGCAAAAAGAATTTGCAGCGGCTAAACAGGTTTAATGAAAATAAAGCAGGCGGTGGCTACCGTCTGCTTTATTATTTTCAAAGCAAATTAATCCCCTATTTTAAGTTATTCAGGTTATAATAAAGATTATTTCGATACTAGAAAGAATAGGGGCTCGAGAATATATGAAAAGGACGGAACTTCAGCAGGGAGCCATCCATGCCGGCTTTTCCTATTTACTTTGGGGATTATTGCCGATTTATTGGAAGTTTTTAGACCAGGTTAATGCACAGGAAATACTGGCGAACCGAGTATTTTGGTCTTTTATTTTTATGGTTGTAGTGTTGATTTTTACGAAAAAGTGGGATTTGTTTGTTCAAACGTTTAGAGGGTTTGCTCAGAACAAAAAACAGCTGTATGCATTAACGATTGCTTCACTACTCATAAGTGTCAATTGGTTTGTTTATATCTGGGCAGTCAATAGTGGGCATATGATTGAAGCGAGTTTAGGGTATTATATTAATCCACTTGTTAGCATCTTATTAGGGATGGTGGTTTTAAAGGAGAAATTAACGATCTATCAATATATCTCCTTTGTGCTGGCTGCCGTTGGGGTTGTTATTTTAACAGTAGCACATGGTGCATTTCCTTGGATTGCCATTACATTAGCTGTATCGTTTGGCTTGTATGGTTTAGCAAAGAAGCTGATTAATGTTGAATCTGCAGTAGGATTGACTTTAGAAACCATGGTGGTTGCCCCGATTGCTGCTATTTATATGATGATCTTATTTAGTCGTGGTGCGAATACTCTTTTCTCTTCAACTTTGAGAACGGATTTACTTTTAATTGGGGCAGGAGTAGCAACCGCTGTGCCTTTGCTTTATTTTGCAAAAGGAGCTCAGAAAATCCCATTATCCCTATTAGGGTTTTTACAATATATTGCACCTACACTTACTTTGATTTTAGGTGTTTTTGTGTATAATGAACATTTCTCTAAGGTTCAGCTTTTGTCATTTATGTTTATTTGGTCAGCGTTAACTATTTATTCGCTTTCAAAAACAAAGCTGATTTCGGAAAAGGGTTTGAAATGGCGAAGAGCAAAGAGAACAAGTGTGTAATATAAGGGGCAGACTCAACTAAACGAGTCTGCCCCTTTTTTTATAGATAGGTTCTCTTTACTTTTTCCCAGAAGGAGTTGTCTTTTAGTTTTAATGTTTTTAGCTTTTTATCACTAATTTTTACTTGGATTTTATCGACATGGCGGATGCTTAAGGCTTCGTTATCCATGCCCATGGTTGGATGATCATTTCCTTCAGAAATGACTTTAAGTGTCAGGGTACGCTCACTTCCTAAAATAAAGGAAGCGCCGAGTGTCCGGTAACGATTGGTATTCACTGACGCAACCTCGCTTACTTGCATACAAGATAATAGAGGATCGACAACTGAACCATTTACTGATTTATTATAGGCCGTACTTCCAGTTGGTGTTGCAACGATTAAACCATCTCCGCGAAAGGTTTCGAAATGTAGTTGGTCGACAAATACATCCAAAACAAGTGTTTTAATGATAGAAGATCGAATGCTGAATTCATTCAAACATGGGAACGTCCCTTGGCCATCAACAGTTACTTCAATGGTTGGATAACGACGGACCTCAATATGTTCATTAGTTGTAATTGCTTCTATCATTCTTGAGGTATCACTGATTCGAAAATCACAATACATACTTAAACTATTTTTAGTGGAGATTCCCATATAAAGACAATCATCACGAAAGCCTGTCTTTCTAACAGCTTGCAGAAAGGTTCCATCATCGCCAATACTGGCAATAATATTCGCTTTCCGATAATCATTTACCATGGTAAAACCGTAGCGGTCAGCCAATTCAAAAAGCGGAGCCGCTTTCGCAAGCATGTCCGCATCACGCTTATGATAAAAATAAATGTTGCGTCTTAATTCCATAATAAATTGTTCCTCCTGTGAAATATTAGTGAAAATATTTATTGAAAAAATTAAACTTTATAAAATTAGGTTAGTCTGAAATTAGTTTAGCATTTTTTATAGACATTATGAAAGCAGTTACATCCTATTAAATAAAAGAAAGAGGGGGAAAGAGCATTGAATGGTAAACCATAGAGCGTTAATCACCATGTATGAAGCAAATAAATGACCTGTCAACAACAAGTTGGCAGGTTTATTTTTTTATGATAAGCGAATAATAATAGGCTGAAAGGTGGTGAAGGAGTTTGGTTTGGGTTCTGATCATTGTATCAATACTAATGCTCTTATTCGTCCTACTTATTTTTTCTAAATTAACGATTCTTTTAAATTACTTCCATTTTAATGACAATGATGATTTGAAGGTAGAGTTTCGCTTATGGTTCGGTTTTAATTAAATACAAAATAGATGTTCCCTTAATAAAGATTGATGATAATTCCCCTAGCATTATTGTTAAGAGGAAGAAGAAAAAGGGGAATGAAAAAACGAAAAAAGACAATGTGTCAGTGAACCAAATTGATAAAAGTGATATTATGACAAGTTTCAATAATACAAAAGAACTGCTCGAGCATGTGTTTAAGTTGCACCTGATTGTTAGGAAGTTTTTTAAAAAGGTATCTATTAAAAAGCTTGAATGGCATACGATGATTGGAGTTGGTGATGCAGCGTATACGGGTATCATAACTGGAGGGCTATGGGCGATTAAAGGAAGTATAATAGGACTTCTCAGTCACTACCTTGCCATGAAACAAATTCCGGAGTTATCGGTTACCCCTCATTTCCAAGCTGCTGTCATTCAAACACGATTTACAGGTATTTTTCAGTTCCGAATCGGGCATGCTATTCTCGCAGGATTAAAGCTGATTAAATTCTGGCAGGGCGGTAAACCGCACTTAAAAAGTAAAGAAAAGTATGCAAATGAAAAAACTAATTCTGTTTGAAATAGGAGGAAAGATCCATGTCCGACCATCCAATTCAAGGTTTGATGACAACTGCAATGGAAAGTTTAAAAGAAATGATTGATGTAAATACCATTATTGGGGATCCGGTTGAAACCCCTGATGGTAGTGTTATTTTAACAGTTTCTAAGGTAGGGTTTGGATTTGCTGCTGGTGGTAGTGAGTTTAAATTAGACAGCGGCCAGTCTCAAGGGCAGAGCCAAGGCCAAGGTCAGGGTCAAGGCCAGCCGAAGCTTCCGTTTGGTGGAGGAAGTGGGGGTGGTGTATCCATTACTCCAATCGCCTTTTTAATTGTTAACTCACATGGGGTTAAGATGCTTCACCTGGATGAAAGCACTCATTTATACGAGAAAATATTGGAGCTTGCTCCACAAGCAGTTGATAAGATTCAGCAAATGTTCTCAAAGAAAGATGAGAACAAACAACAGCAACAAAATCATCAACAGAGCCAACAGTCACAGCAGCATAAACAAGAGCTTGAGTTTTAAATGAATGGGTTAATCTTCTCTTAAGGGAAGGTTAACTTTTTTCTTGATGCTCAATAATTGCAAAACAGGGAATGAAAAGATATATTTACACTGTACATATTAAAGTGGATTCTTTTTTGAGAGTATTTGCTTTAAAACGACAAAGGAGGATGTAAGGGATGGCAAATGTAACTTTTAAGGGTAATGCAGTAACATTATTAGGCAATGAAGTGAAGGTAGGAGATAAGGCTCCAAATTTCACAGTATTAGCTAATGACTTATCACAAGTGACTTTAGACGATACGAAGGGACAGGTTCGTTTAATCAGTGCAGTACCTTCTCTAGATACTGGTGTATGTGATGCGGAAACACGCCGTTTCAACGAAGAAGCTAATGGTTTAGGGAATGTTAAAATTTTAACTGTAAGCGTGGACCTACCATTTGCTCAAAAACGTTGGTGTGCAGCAGCAGGAATTGAAAACGTTCAAACCTTATCTGATCACCGTGATCTTTCATTCGGAGAGGCATATGGCGTTGCGATTCAAGAATTAAGACTATTAACTCGCGCTGTGTTCGTAGTAGATTCTACAGATACAGTGACATACGTAGAATATGTGAGTGAAGCAACGAATCATCCTAACTATGAAGCAGCACTTGAAGCTGCTAGAAATGCAAAATAAAATATGAATAACAAGGCCTCGGCATTATGGCGAGGCCTTTATACTTGTTTAAAAAATACATACTCGTATAAAATGAATAAGGAAATTTAGTAACGGAGGGGAATAGATGAAAATTTCTCCAATAGAACAACTATTTACAGTATTTAATGAAACGGCACTTGTTTTACAAGAAGAATTGTCTTGTAGTTATCTGGAGGCATTAGCCGAAACAGGAGAAAACATGTTCCAAGGTACAATTCTCCAGGACGAGTTAAGTGAACTAACTACAAAAAGGTTAAAAAAGCAGTACGTAGAAATCCATTTGGACAAGTATTCCAAGGAGGATATACGTAAAGCCTACCAGCTCGTTATTTTAAAAGGGATGAAGGAAAATGTTCAACCCAATCACCAAATGACTCCTGATACGATTGGATTACTTGTAGGATACTTACTTGACCGATTTGTCAAACAATCCACGTTTAGGCTTCTCGATCCGGCGGTCGGAACAGGGAATTTACTAACGACTGTTTTAAATCATGTGCCTAAAGAAATAACCTCAATAGGAGTAGATGTCGATGATATCCTCCTTAAACTTGCCTATGTAAACGCAAATTTACAGGAACATCCAATTCAGTTGTTTAATCAGGACGCCTTAGAGCCTTTATTTATTGATCCAGTAGAGGCTGTAATAGCTGATTTACCTGTTGGATATTATCCAAATGATGTACGGGCAGCAGATTATCAATTAAAGGCAAATACTGGACATTCGTATTCACATCACTTATTTATTGAGCAAAGTGTGCGACATACAGTACCAGGTGGATATTTGTTCTTCCTTGTTCCAAGTGGTCTTTTTGAAAGTGAACAAACAGCACAGCTTCGTGAATTCTTAAAGGAACATGTAATTATTCAGGGGCTTCTGCAATTGCCTGAAACGATGTTTAAAAATAAAAATGCGGCAAAGAGTATTTTCATTTTGCAAAAAAAGGGCGAGGGGGTCCATCCTCCAAAGCAGGCCTTGCTCGTGAACTTACCGAGTCTGTCAAAGCAGCATGAAATGGATCGGATCCTATCACAAGTAGAAAAATGGTTCCAAGAAAATAAAGGATAAAATCGGTGGAAATTCCCGGTTTTATCCTTTTTTGTTGTTTGAGAAATTATAAAAAGGTCCAGTGTTGATAACTGAACTATTTGTCTGAATCTAGCTCCAGCGCCTAGCCCCTCGGGTCAAATAACCTTCGGCAAGAAAAGTCAAAAGGCGGACTTTTCCCGCCGAAGAACATTTGCCTGTCGGGGCTGAACGAGGCGCTTCCGCCTTTTGTTCTTTTTAGTTAAAAATAGAGAAAAATTTGAATATAATTACATTTGCTCTGTAACCGTTGTCAGGCGATTTATTCCTTGAAATGTCCTATATTCAGTGATTAAATGAGGAATTGAGGGAAATAAACAAGGTCGGTTTGCGCAAAATAAAGGTGTACTAAATAAAATTGCAAATTCACGACGTTGTTATATAAAAGGAGCGGTTAGCTAAATGGCAAAAATTATTGCAATCAATGCGGGGAGTTCTTCCTTAAAGTTTCAATTATTTGAAATGCCAAGTGAAGAAGTAATTACAAAAGGACTTATCGAAAGAATTGGATTAACCGATTCAATTTTTAATATTACAGTTAACGGTGAAAAAGTCCAAGAAGTAACAGATATACCTGATCATGAAATAGCAGTAAAAATGTTATTAGATAAATTAACTACACTAGGTATCATTCAATCACTTGATGAAATTGAAGGAATTGGTCATCGTGTTGTACACGGTGGAGAAGCATTTAATGACTCTGTAATGATTACAGATGAAGTTTTAAATAAAATCGAAGAACTCTCGGAGCTTGCTCCACTGCATAATCCTGCAAACTTAACAGGAATCCGTGCATTTCAAAGCGTTCTTCCTAATGTACCAGCAATTGCTGTGTTTGATACAGCTTTCCATCAAACCATGCCGGAAAGTTCTTTCCTTTATAGTCTTCCATATGAATACTACAAAGAATACGGTATTCGTAAGTACGGATTCCATGGAACATCACATAAATATGTTTCACAACGTGCAGCAGAATTACTAGGTCGTCCAGTTGAACAGCTTCGATTAATTTCTTGTCACTTAGGTAATGGTGCTAGTATCGCTGCAATTGAAGGTGGAAAATCAATTGATACATCTATGGGCTTTACACCACTTGCAGGTGTAACCATGGGTACACGTTCAGGTAATATTGATCCTGCGTTAATTCCATATATCATGGAAAAAACGAACCAGACTGCTGATGAAGTTTTAGATGTCTTAAATAAGAAGAGCGGTATGTTAGCTGTTTCTGGATTCTCAAGTGACCTAAGGGACATTGAGATTGAAGCCAAGAAAGGCAATGAGCGTGCACAACTAGCATTAGATGTATTTGCAAACCGAATTCATAAATATATTGGTTCATACGCGTCCCGTATGTATGGTGTAGATGCGATTATCTTTACTGCAGGTATTGGTGAAAATAGTGATACCATTCGTGAAAATGTACTAAAAGGTCTAGAATTTATGGGGGTATATTGGGATCCTGCTCTTAACAAAGTAAGAGGAGAAGAAGCTTTCATCAACTATCCTCACTCCCCAGTGAAAGTTATAATTATCCCAACTAATGAAGAAGTAATGATCGCGCGCGACGTTGTTCGCTTAGCATAATAACTCACTTCAACTTAAATCTCCAAAGAGGCAAAAGCTAACAATAAATGGCTTTTGCCTTTTTATCGTTCTCTCGCTTTATGCTATACTGAAAGGAGAAGCATGTTGGAGGAGGTTCATACGATGCCATTTACAGACCGGGAAACAAAAGTATGGAATGAAATAAGCGAATGGGAAAAGAATC from Bacillus sp. SLBN-46 encodes:
- a CDS encoding NAD kinase, whose amino-acid sequence is MELRRNIYFYHKRDADMLAKAAPLFELADRYGFTMVNDYRKANIIASIGDDGTFLQAVRKTGFRDDCLYMGISTKNSLSMYCDFRISDTSRMIEAITTNEHIEVRRYPTIEVTVDGQGTFPCLNEFSIRSSIIKTLVLDVFVDQLHFETFRGDGLIVATPTGSTAYNKSVNGSVVDPLLSCMQVSEVASVNTNRYRTLGASFILGSERTLTLKVISEGNDHPTMGMDNEALSIRHVDKIQVKISDKKLKTLKLKDNSFWEKVKRTYL
- the mbcS gene encoding acyl-CoA synthetase MbcS — protein: MKREDLIAPEKYNLVSEVERFAKDPNKVALKWESESGETRQVTYENLLKQVNQAGNVFIENGLKKGDVVLIIVPRLIEAYVVYLAALKAGMVVIPSSEMLREKDLQYRITHGDVKAVVSYYPYVDQFKHITETQPIVKFTIGAEEEGWIHLDAEMKQANDDFLLADTLRDDMAFLSYTSGTTGNPKGVVHTHGWAFAHLKTAAPKWLAIEEGDTVWATAGPGWQKWIWSPFLSVLGSGATGLVYNGKFEPKKYLSLLQKYAVNVLCCTPTEYRLMAKVDNLTDYQLPNLHSAVSAGEPLNREVIDTFRKYFNVEVRDGYGQTENTLLVGVTKGMELKPGSMGKPTPGNRVEIINEEGQVCAVGEVGDIAVHVETPALFKNYYKDPERTAMQFRGDYYVTGDKAKMDEDGYFWFEGRGDDIIISSGYTIGPFEVEDALVKHPFVKECAVVASPDEIRGFIVKAFVVLKEDVDPADPELTKNLQEHVKTLTAPYKYPRKIEYLPELPKTTSGKIRRIELRQKEFAAAKQV
- a CDS encoding acetate kinase, translated to MAKIIAINAGSSSLKFQLFEMPSEEVITKGLIERIGLTDSIFNITVNGEKVQEVTDIPDHEIAVKMLLDKLTTLGIIQSLDEIEGIGHRVVHGGEAFNDSVMITDEVLNKIEELSELAPLHNPANLTGIRAFQSVLPNVPAIAVFDTAFHQTMPESSFLYSLPYEYYKEYGIRKYGFHGTSHKYVSQRAAELLGRPVEQLRLISCHLGNGASIAAIEGGKSIDTSMGFTPLAGVTMGTRSGNIDPALIPYIMEKTNQTADEVLDVLNKKSGMLAVSGFSSDLRDIEIEAKKGNERAQLALDVFANRIHKYIGSYASRMYGVDAIIFTAGIGENSDTIRENVLKGLEFMGVYWDPALNKVRGEEAFINYPHSPVKVIIIPTNEEVMIARDVVRLA
- a CDS encoding class I SAM-dependent methyltransferase; protein product: MKISPIEQLFTVFNETALVLQEELSCSYLEALAETGENMFQGTILQDELSELTTKRLKKQYVEIHLDKYSKEDIRKAYQLVILKGMKENVQPNHQMTPDTIGLLVGYLLDRFVKQSTFRLLDPAVGTGNLLTTVLNHVPKEITSIGVDVDDILLKLAYVNANLQEHPIQLFNQDALEPLFIDPVEAVIADLPVGYYPNDVRAADYQLKANTGHSYSHHLFIEQSVRHTVPGGYLFFLVPSGLFESEQTAQLREFLKEHVIIQGLLQLPETMFKNKNAAKSIFILQKKGEGVHPPKQALLVNLPSLSKQHEMDRILSQVEKWFQENKG
- the tpx gene encoding thiol peroxidase, giving the protein MANVTFKGNAVTLLGNEVKVGDKAPNFTVLANDLSQVTLDDTKGQVRLISAVPSLDTGVCDAETRRFNEEANGLGNVKILTVSVDLPFAQKRWCAAAGIENVQTLSDHRDLSFGEAYGVAIQELRLLTRAVFVVDSTDTVTYVEYVSEATNHPNYEAALEAARNAK
- the rarD gene encoding EamA family transporter RarD — translated: MKRTELQQGAIHAGFSYLLWGLLPIYWKFLDQVNAQEILANRVFWSFIFMVVVLIFTKKWDLFVQTFRGFAQNKKQLYALTIASLLISVNWFVYIWAVNSGHMIEASLGYYINPLVSILLGMVVLKEKLTIYQYISFVLAAVGVVILTVAHGAFPWIAITLAVSFGLYGLAKKLINVESAVGLTLETMVVAPIAAIYMMILFSRGANTLFSSTLRTDLLLIGAGVATAVPLLYFAKGAQKIPLSLLGFLQYIAPTLTLILGVFVYNEHFSKVQLLSFMFIWSALTIYSLSKTKLISEKGLKWRRAKRTSV
- a CDS encoding DUF2953 domain-containing protein, with amino-acid sequence MNQIDKSDIMTSFNNTKELLEHVFKLHLIVRKFFKKVSIKKLEWHTMIGVGDAAYTGIITGGLWAIKGSIIGLLSHYLAMKQIPELSVTPHFQAAVIQTRFTGIFQFRIGHAILAGLKLIKFWQGGKPHLKSKEKYANEKTNSV
- the ytfJ gene encoding GerW family sporulation protein, which gives rise to MSDHPIQGLMTTAMESLKEMIDVNTIIGDPVETPDGSVILTVSKVGFGFAAGGSEFKLDSGQSQGQSQGQGQGQGQPKLPFGGGSGGGVSITPIAFLIVNSHGVKMLHLDESTHLYEKILELAPQAVDKIQQMFSKKDENKQQQQNHQQSQQSQQHKQELEF